The following coding sequences lie in one Methanohalophilus levihalophilus genomic window:
- a CDS encoding archaellin/type IV pilin N-terminal domain-containing protein, producing the protein MIPMKKLSNDTRAFTGLEAAIVLIAFVVVAAVFSYVMLGAGFYTTQKSQEVVHTGVEQASSSIELTGDVIATGNTTSDTVANLTLFLQLTAGGHAVDLNKTLVTYTDQSNHDSYTIDDAQLTRTNAFNGDSDYLIEKYEKFEITLDLSSYNLGVNEKFQVEIKPPDGASYTLERSVPAQIDGVMTLY; encoded by the coding sequence ATGATTCCAATGAAAAAACTATCAAATGATACTAGAGCCTTCACCGGTCTTGAAGCTGCCATTGTCTTGATTGCATTTGTGGTCGTAGCCGCTGTCTTTAGCTACGTCATGCTTGGTGCAGGTTTTTACACAACCCAAAAGAGTCAGGAAGTCGTTCACACAGGTGTCGAGCAGGCAAGTAGTAGCATTGAATTAACAGGTGATGTTATTGCTACAGGAAATACAACTTCGGATACAGTTGCAAACCTCACACTTTTCCTGCAGTTGACAGCTGGTGGGCATGCAGTTGATCTCAATAAGACACTGGTCACCTATACAGATCAGTCTAACCATGACTCCTATACAATAGACGATGCGCAACTGACCCGTACCAATGCGTTCAACGGTGACTCAGATTACCTGATTGAGAAATATGAGAAGTTTGAGATAACCCTTGATCTCAGCTCATACAACTTGGGTGTTAACGAGAAATTCCAGGTTGAGATAAAACCGCCAGATGGAGCATCATACACACTTGAGAGATCCGTACCTGCCCAGATAGATGGAGTAATGACACTCTATTGA
- a CDS encoding ATPase domain-containing protein, with protein sequence MDKSKIISSGKDEIDKKLGEGIPLGSLILIEGENDTGKSVLCQQMIYGGLNQLHRIAYYTTENTIKSLLMQMESLSLDVSEFYSWGYFRIFPVHLEGVDWSQDQMKGTLNLVTDHIKSRKEKVAIIDSLTMFTTYTGEDNILGFLTSLKNLCDKGHTIFITLHQHAFKEDTLVRVRSACDCHLFLRKEQLADRYVSVMEVSKIRGAKKSTGNIVSFEVQPGFGLRIIPISSAKT encoded by the coding sequence ATGGATAAATCAAAGATTATCTCAAGTGGAAAGGATGAAATTGATAAAAAGCTTGGAGAAGGTATTCCATTGGGTTCCCTCATCTTAATTGAGGGTGAAAACGATACTGGAAAAAGCGTTCTCTGCCAGCAAATGATCTATGGTGGTCTAAACCAGTTGCATAGGATTGCCTACTATACAACTGAAAACACAATAAAAAGCCTTCTTATGCAGATGGAAAGCCTGAGTCTGGATGTGTCTGAGTTTTACAGCTGGGGGTATTTCCGTATTTTCCCCGTCCACCTTGAGGGCGTTGACTGGTCACAGGATCAAATGAAAGGTACCTTGAATCTTGTTACTGATCACATCAAAAGCAGAAAAGAGAAAGTAGCTATCATCGATTCACTTACTATGTTTACAACATATACTGGTGAGGACAATATCCTTGGATTCCTTACCAGCCTGAAAAACCTTTGTGATAAAGGTCATACCATTTTCATCACCCTTCACCAGCATGCTTTCAAGGAAGATACTCTCGTGAGAGTTCGCTCTGCATGTGACTGTCATCTTTTCCTGAGGAAGGAGCAACTTGCTGACAGGTATGTAAGCGTGATGGAAGTCTCAAAAATAAGAGGCGCAAAGAAGAGTACCGGTAATATTGTCAGTTTCGAAGTCCAGCCTGGGTTTGGATTGAGAATCATTCCAATATCATCGGCCAAGACTTAA
- a CDS encoding type II/IV secretion system ATPase subunit: MEIVEDSMGGDINPKFKAGVGASFPFKPKKYDNHDHSDLNKCSLYRLLPPELQEEVQQNLHLLEYLHILPIDTIGIPRYVSNLESKHGDIPSPNLIYKVNDKIYVHIYPNKNDVRNFYIPIEPILLTGVGSLLKELEIKLVDYLTGIDFDPEDMEEKKRILIESLDDICVIGSKKIIDVSSPIFQKLGVSKYLPKKEGKEDDHIYLKKEQYEALKYSLLRDKVGLGVLDPYINDKHIEDITCNGLGPIFIEHKVFDGLRSVIEFIETDTINQFIIRLAERIGKPITFKDPIVDSTLPDGSRINIVYGNDISKNGSNFTIRKFNEVPFSILQVIESGTMDYQIAAYLWLLLSEGMSGFICGETASGKTTTLNGITCFISPDSKIVTIEDTPELQVPHKNWTREMTRGSTRGSGATGEGSGSDVTMFDLLKAALRQRPNYILVGEIRGVEGNVAFQAMQTGHPVTSTFHAATVEKLIQRLTADPINIPKTYIDNLNFVLIQSAVRRPDGKVVRRVLSVNEIVGYDPDRGGVSFVEAFSWDPVTDNFVFSAWGSSFLLEQKIATRLGIPANKKIAIYNEIDKRARILERLHKEGIKNFYEFFDTTAKITKHGMLKVDF, translated from the coding sequence ATGGAAATAGTTGAAGATTCAATGGGAGGGGACATAAACCCCAAATTCAAAGCCGGGGTTGGCGCGAGTTTCCCATTCAAACCAAAAAAATATGATAACCATGATCACTCGGACCTGAACAAATGCAGTCTTTACAGGTTGCTACCTCCCGAGTTGCAGGAAGAGGTCCAGCAGAATCTTCATCTTCTTGAATACCTGCATATTCTTCCCATTGATACAATTGGAATTCCACGATATGTTTCTAATCTTGAGTCAAAACACGGGGACATTCCCAGTCCAAACCTGATTTACAAAGTGAACGACAAGATTTACGTTCACATCTATCCAAATAAAAATGATGTCAGGAACTTCTACATCCCTATCGAACCTATCCTTCTTACAGGTGTCGGAAGCCTCCTGAAAGAGCTTGAAATCAAGCTTGTTGACTATCTTACAGGAATTGATTTTGATCCTGAGGACATGGAAGAGAAAAAGAGGATTCTTATTGAGTCTCTTGATGACATCTGTGTAATCGGTTCAAAAAAGATAATTGATGTTTCTTCTCCAATTTTTCAAAAGCTGGGTGTGTCAAAATATCTTCCCAAGAAGGAAGGCAAAGAAGACGATCACATCTATCTTAAAAAAGAGCAGTATGAAGCATTGAAGTATTCCCTTCTCAGGGATAAAGTGGGATTAGGTGTTCTTGATCCCTATATTAACGATAAGCATATCGAAGATATTACCTGCAATGGTCTGGGTCCGATATTTATTGAACACAAGGTGTTTGATGGCCTGAGAAGTGTAATTGAATTTATCGAAACTGATACCATTAACCAGTTCATCATACGTCTTGCGGAAAGAATCGGAAAGCCAATTACTTTCAAGGATCCGATTGTGGACTCAACGTTGCCGGATGGGTCAAGGATCAATATTGTTTATGGTAACGATATCAGTAAAAACGGAAGTAACTTCACTATAAGGAAGTTTAATGAAGTTCCATTTAGTATCCTGCAGGTCATCGAAAGCGGTACAATGGACTACCAGATTGCGGCATATCTGTGGCTTTTGCTTTCTGAAGGAATGAGTGGTTTCATTTGTGGTGAGACTGCAAGTGGAAAAACTACGACTTTGAATGGGATTACCTGTTTCATATCCCCGGATTCAAAAATAGTAACCATTGAAGATACTCCGGAATTGCAGGTTCCCCACAAGAACTGGACCCGTGAGATGACTCGTGGTAGTACAAGAGGATCCGGAGCTACGGGAGAAGGAAGCGGTTCAGATGTAACAATGTTCGATCTCCTGAAAGCAGCATTGAGACAAAGGCCTAACTATATTCTGGTGGGTGAAATACGAGGTGTTGAAGGTAATGTAGCTTTCCAGGCTATGCAGACAGGTCACCCCGTAACATCAACTTTCCACGCAGCGACTGTCGAGAAGCTGATCCAGAGGCTGACTGCTGATCCAATTAATATTCCTAAAACTTATATTGACAACCTGAATTTTGTTTTAATACAGTCCGCGGTCAGAAGACCTGATGGAAAGGTTGTGAGAAGAGTACTTAGTGTCAATGAAATAGTCGGATATGACCCCGACCGTGGGGGAGTTTCATTTGTGGAAGCTTTCTCCTGGGATCCTGTTACTGATAATTTTGTTTTCAGCGCATGGGGAAGTTCATTCCTGCTGGAGCAAAAAATAGCAACAAGGCTTGGAATACCGGCCAACAAAAAAATTGCTATCTATA
- a CDS encoding type II/IV secretion system ATPase subunit, translating to MADNGFQKAMQRNPHLKHYINNFMKRGGKMPDFVINLPSDLDQEDVNLILPVGDPVFIHLYGTHEMGEAKYYSIEPRLSSKEQKKYRVIMDSILEKSAKEPVPESEKQLRDMILKLLNDSVDVGSGGDIPDSGEGSILQKFRPQLKKVPVNKTEYSNIRYHIERNIVGSGPIEPIIRDPYLEDIHSIGVSGVFIVHKKLGMMQTDLTFGDEEGLDGWLRSMSERIGRPVSDSKPIADGALPDGSRINIIYSLDVSKRGSSFTMRKFSDVPVSIIQLINWGALSAEMAAYMWMCLENGMSVFFSGETASGKTTMLNACLVFVNPKAKMYTAEDTAEVQPPQAVWQQLITREDGPPDSRVDTFALLKAALRSRPNYIIVGEIRGAEGNVAFQGMQTGHPVLATFHASAVTKMIQRLTGDPINVPVTFIDNLNVAMILSAVYRKGKFLRRCLSIEELEGYYEEAGGVVTRGVFQWDPESDKHHFRGMNNSFILEDKIATKLGYEDKRQIYEDLFLRARILNEMRNRGIEDYHEVLKIVVNFYKYGVNGLPFTI from the coding sequence ATGGCAGACAACGGATTCCAGAAAGCAATGCAAAGAAATCCCCATCTTAAACATTACATTAATAATTTCATGAAAAGGGGCGGCAAAATGCCCGACTTCGTAATAAATCTGCCAAGCGATCTGGATCAGGAAGACGTGAACCTCATTCTTCCTGTGGGAGATCCGGTTTTTATTCACCTGTATGGCACTCATGAAATGGGAGAAGCCAAATACTATTCCATCGAACCAAGATTGTCATCTAAGGAACAGAAAAAGTACCGGGTAATAATGGATTCAATTCTTGAGAAATCTGCAAAGGAACCTGTCCCTGAGTCCGAAAAACAACTTCGTGATATGATCCTCAAGCTCCTAAATGATTCAGTAGATGTTGGTTCCGGGGGAGATATTCCTGATAGCGGTGAAGGCAGTATTCTTCAGAAATTCAGGCCACAACTAAAGAAGGTACCTGTAAACAAAACGGAGTATTCCAATATCAGATATCACATCGAAAGGAACATCGTGGGCTCTGGCCCAATCGAACCAATTATCCGTGATCCGTATCTTGAAGATATTCACAGCATTGGCGTTTCAGGAGTATTCATTGTCCACAAAAAATTAGGAATGATGCAAACAGACCTTACTTTTGGAGATGAAGAGGGACTCGATGGTTGGCTCAGAAGTATGAGTGAACGTATCGGAAGGCCGGTTAGTGACTCAAAACCAATTGCTGACGGCGCACTTCCTGATGGTTCCCGTATTAACATCATTTACAGTTTGGATGTAAGCAAGCGCGGAAGCAGCTTTACCATGCGTAAATTCAGTGATGTTCCTGTAAGCATTATTCAACTGATTAACTGGGGTGCATTGAGTGCTGAAATGGCAGCATATATGTGGATGTGCCTGGAAAATGGAATGAGTGTTTTCTTCAGTGGGGAAACTGCAAGTGGTAAGACAACAATGCTCAACGCATGTCTTGTTTTTGTAAATCCGAAAGCAAAAATGTATACTGCAGAAGATACAGCTGAGGTTCAGCCACCACAAGCAGTTTGGCAACAATTGATTACCAGGGAAGACGGGCCACCCGATTCAAGGGTAGATACTTTTGCTTTGCTTAAGGCTGCTTTGCGTTCACGTCCTAATTACATCATTGTAGGTGAAATTCGTGGTGCAGAAGGAAATGTAGCTTTTCAGGGAATGCAAACGGGTCACCCTGTGCTTGCAACTTTCCACGCGTCCGCCGTAACCAAGATGATCCAGAGACTTACAGGAGACCCTATCAATGTACCTGTAACTTTTATTGACAACTTGAATGTTGCAATGATATTATCGGCAGTATATCGAAAAGGAAAATTCCTCAGGAGATGTCTTTCAATTGAAGAACTGGAAGGATACTATGAGGAAGCTGGTGGAGTTGTTACAAGAGGAGTATTCCAGTGGGATCCTGAAAGTGATAAACATCATTTCAGGGGAATGAACAATAGTTTCATTCTTGAAGACAAAATAGCTACAAAACTGGGATATGAAGACAAACGCCAGATATACGAGGATTTATTCCTCAGGGCAAGAATTCTGAATGAAATGAGAAACCGAGGGATTGAAGATTATCATGAGGTTCTCAAAATTGTTGTGAACTTTTACAAATACGGCGTCAACGGACTTCCATTTACAATCTGA
- a CDS encoding archaellin/type IV pilin N-terminal domain-containing protein, with the protein MFSKIQKNDSAFTGLEAAIVLIAFVVVAAVFSYVMLGAGFYTTQKSQEVVHTGVQQASSSIGISGDVIIKGDSDGDNASTLTFYVTSTAGGAPVDLDKTLITYADTSDFVSNCNWSYTGEITDEGTPDNLVEAGEKYQVVVNFTATSGITSKPTMNEVIKIEVKPPEGAVLALSRTMPPEISADSYYTVY; encoded by the coding sequence ATGTTTAGCAAAATCCAAAAAAATGATTCGGCCTTTACAGGTCTGGAAGCTGCCATTGTCTTGATTGCATTCGTAGTCGTGGCAGCCGTCTTTAGTTACGTCATGCTCGGTGCGGGTTTCTACACAACCCAGAAGAGCCAGGAAGTCGTTCACACAGGTGTCCAGCAGGCAAGCAGCAGCATCGGAATATCCGGAGATGTGATAATTAAAGGAGATTCTGATGGTGATAATGCCAGCACGTTGACATTCTATGTTACAAGCACCGCAGGTGGAGCACCTGTAGATCTTGATAAAACGTTGATTACATATGCAGATACAAGTGACTTCGTATCCAATTGTAACTGGTCATACACCGGTGAAATAACAGACGAAGGAACTCCTGACAATCTTGTGGAAGCAGGCGAGAAATATCAGGTGGTTGTTAATTTCACAGCTACTTCCGGCATCACGTCCAAGCCAACAATGAATGAAGTCATTAAGATAGAAGTCAAACCACCAGAGGGAGCTGTTTTGGCCCTGTCAAGGACAATGCCTCCGGAAATCTCCGCAGATTCCTATTATACTGTATACTGA
- a CDS encoding ATPase domain-containing protein, producing the protein MDKNVFSFRIDRDEFNEKLGNGFPRGSLVVIEGGSGGGKSTICQRITYGLIENDINVTLVSTQLTTKGFINQMYSLDYPIANHLLKGRLLYIPVIPLVKAAKSQFDFIERLMSAEELFEKDVIVIDTISSLIKYSADPEKSLELISFFKKLNGMGKVIILTIEPNQLTEELASMFRSSCDIFMTLKSKAMASEVKRILVVNKFTGAKGRVGQMIGFRIDTKVGLVVEIAAVA; encoded by the coding sequence ATGGATAAAAACGTTTTTTCGTTTCGGATAGACAGGGACGAGTTTAACGAAAAGCTCGGAAATGGATTTCCCAGAGGGTCACTTGTAGTCATTGAAGGAGGAAGCGGTGGCGGCAAGAGTACTATATGTCAAAGGATAACTTACGGATTAATTGAAAATGACATCAATGTTACCCTTGTTTCAACACAACTTACAACAAAAGGGTTCATCAACCAGATGTACTCCCTTGACTATCCCATTGCTAACCATCTCCTCAAAGGAAGATTACTTTACATTCCTGTGATTCCGCTTGTAAAGGCAGCGAAATCACAATTTGATTTCATAGAGAGACTTATGTCTGCTGAAGAACTCTTTGAGAAAGATGTTATTGTTATTGATACGATATCCTCATTGATTAAATACAGTGCCGATCCAGAGAAAAGTCTTGAATTGATCTCTTTCTTCAAGAAACTAAATGGAATGGGCAAGGTTATCATCCTGACAATTGAACCAAATCAGCTCACTGAAGAGCTGGCATCAATGTTCCGTTCGTCCTGTGATATTTTCATGACATTGAAATCAAAGGCAATGGCATCTGAAGTAAAAAGAATACTGGTGGTCAACAAATTCACCGGAGCAAAGGGAAGGGTTGGCCAGATGATTGGTTTCAGAATAGATACAAAAGTTGGATTGGTAGTAGAAATTGCCGCTGTTGCATGA
- a CDS encoding flagellar protein FlaF gives MGFDTIIVAFFVVTTIILVANTFAIGATNLIDSAYEGYSEINNVAFDRIHTDIDIPSIWYNDTSSHIFFTVENTGETKLSNFELWDVIVVKNGSASYLDSDDWTMSFQNDTINPGILDPLETMDVEINQTFVAGEHAIIKVSTSNGILSSAEHTVGD, from the coding sequence ATGGGTTTCGATACTATAATTGTAGCATTCTTTGTTGTTACAACCATAATCCTTGTAGCAAACACTTTCGCAATCGGTGCAACAAACCTTATAGATTCTGCTTATGAAGGATATAGTGAAATCAATAACGTAGCATTTGATAGAATTCACACTGATATTGATATTCCATCTATATGGTACAATGATACAAGCAGCCATATTTTCTTCACAGTCGAGAATACCGGGGAAACAAAACTGAGTAATTTTGAATTGTGGGATGTCATTGTTGTTAAAAACGGATCCGCATCTTATCTGGATAGTGATGACTGGACAATGAGTTTCCAGAACGACACAATAAACCCTGGAATTCTCGATCCCCTTGAAACAATGGATGTTGAGATAAACCAGACATTTGTTGCCGGGGAACATGCAATTATAAAAGTATCCACTTCAAACGGAATTCTTTCCTCTGCAGAACACACAGTAGGTGACTGA
- a CDS encoding flagellar protein G has protein sequence MLTIMKKMFRNDNADSAMTHLIFFIAAIVVALSVVAVLTSNVQSLTGSTAVSSQIMAEQLRTDITVISDPEMIPYDSSSYTFYVKNTGRTELATGFINIFIDGELIAPANVNMTLPAGEVIWRTGDVLEIDISISELSAGDHRFLIAAENGKTDAINFRTT, from the coding sequence ATGCTAACTATCATGAAAAAGATGTTTCGTAATGATAATGCGGATAGTGCAATGACGCATTTGATCTTTTTTATTGCTGCAATTGTTGTAGCGCTGAGTGTGGTTGCTGTCCTGACTTCAAATGTCCAGTCCCTGACAGGATCTACCGCCGTTAGCAGTCAGATTATGGCCGAACAACTGAGAACAGACATAACGGTCATAAGCGATCCTGAAATGATACCTTATGATAGTTCTTCCTATACCTTTTATGTAAAAAACACAGGGCGGACAGAACTCGCAACTGGTTTTATAAATATTTTTATTGACGGCGAATTGATAGCGCCTGCGAATGTGAACATGACCCTTCCCGCGGGAGAAGTTATCTGGAGAACCGGGGACGTTCTTGAAATTGACATCTCTATCAGTGAACTATCTGCGGGTGATCATCGATTCCTGATAGCCGCAGAGAATGGAAAAACAGATGCAATCAACTTCAGGACAACATGA
- a CDS encoding FlaD/FlaE family flagellar protein has translation MLYVYKAVCLSKFSVKAMAGISDRFKDLSTKLFKKSGSSVTDSASGGEDPFGENNFGDPDSPFEGDPFNDTLDDTAEDNEREEQNNFLEETSQRMDALDSRISKIDVVISMVQKENQEVKETVEKIDQSVLDLLSLYEIVSNQVNPFVGDDPTSKAVIERFDQNEKRIGELTTLAKMLKSEIEGFEHREVATELSAEAKQQFEDIEQKMEVFADAMINLHEKIEDLNSTLADIANRSEQLETSMKGWEKKAENTTLTAVRKKTVDKAQGSSQPSASDEEIEENESDEKLPLLMLASIKKNPMNIVVLLNWIEFLMERVGRNNLMDALDYYVDIGWVSEEVRSEIMAYARGIDYYVEKPTWRLLPEDHTKSLLFIERLRGKKIDKNQLSTIDREMAKVKHGLEELYGI, from the coding sequence TTGCTATATGTTTATAAAGCCGTTTGCCTCAGCAAATTCAGCGTGAAAGCCATGGCAGGGATCAGCGACCGATTTAAGGACCTCAGTACAAAACTTTTCAAAAAAAGTGGCTCTTCTGTTACAGATAGTGCATCTGGAGGGGAAGATCCTTTTGGTGAAAATAACTTTGGCGATCCAGATTCACCGTTTGAAGGTGACCCATTCAATGATACTCTGGATGATACAGCTGAAGATAATGAGCGAGAAGAGCAGAATAATTTTTTAGAAGAAACAAGCCAGAGAATGGATGCTCTTGACAGTCGTATTTCCAAAATCGATGTTGTTATATCAATGGTCCAAAAAGAGAATCAGGAAGTCAAGGAAACTGTTGAGAAAATTGACCAGAGCGTCCTTGATTTGCTTTCCCTTTATGAAATTGTATCCAATCAGGTTAATCCATTCGTTGGCGATGACCCTACAAGTAAAGCAGTCATCGAACGTTTTGATCAAAATGAGAAACGCATTGGAGAGCTGACAACCCTCGCTAAAATGCTTAAAAGCGAAATTGAAGGATTTGAACATCGCGAAGTTGCAACTGAACTTTCCGCTGAAGCAAAGCAGCAATTTGAAGACATCGAACAAAAAATGGAAGTCTTCGCCGATGCCATGATTAATCTCCACGAAAAGATAGAAGATCTTAATTCAACGCTTGCAGATATAGCAAACAGATCTGAGCAGCTGGAAACAAGCATGAAAGGGTGGGAAAAAAAGGCTGAAAACACCACTCTTACTGCTGTGAGGAAAAAAACCGTGGATAAAGCCCAAGGGTCCTCCCAACCATCTGCTTCTGATGAAGAAATCGAAGAGAATGAAAGTGATGAAAAACTACCTCTACTGATGCTGGCTTCTATCAAGAAAAATCCTATGAACATCGTTGTGCTTCTTAACTGGATAGAATTTCTGATGGAGAGGGTCGGGAGAAATAACCTGATGGACGCACTTGACTATTATGTGGACATTGGATGGGTGAGTGAAGAAGTCAGATCCGAAATAATGGCATACGCCAGAGGTATTGATTATTACGTAGAAAAACCAACCTGGAGGCTTCTTCCTGAAGACCACACCAAATCCCTTCTTTTCATTGAAAGACTGCGTGGAAAGAAGATAGATAAGAACCAGTTGAGTACTATCGACAGGGAAATGGCAAAGGTCAAGCACGGGCTGGAGGAGCTTTATGGGATTTGA